The sequence below is a genomic window from Aspergillus nidulans FGSC A4 chromosome V.
GATATTTGGCGGCCCTCTTGTTTAGAACGATGCGCTGCTTTTGGAGTGACAGGCGTTGACTCAAGTTTGGTATTCTCGCGAACTTCTTGCTGCTGCGATCCGGATCTGTGTGCCGAGTTAAGTCTGATAGCTTTAGGCTCTGGCGACCCCTCATACGACTGGCGAGGACTGGCTACGCTCTGCCGATTCATTGATGAATGACGCCTGTTGGCTCTATCAAGAAAGGCCGTTCCAGTGGAGTTGGATCGTTTAGATAAGCTGCCAAACTGAGTCGACCGGTCTGATGCGGGTGGTTGGGAGGCTGCGGCGGTCCAGGTCACTACACGCCTGCTCGGGTCCCCTGATGCTGGCTTATgggcctcctcttctcccggGGTTGGTGCTGACACATTTCTCGAAGCGCTAGTGGAGCGGGTGGCCTTTCCGTTAAGCGGAGCATCATTGTAGCGAAAACTGTGTGACCAACCCTCCCGGAAAGCAACCCAGATGCTAGTAATGGTGATCAACAAGCGGAGTTTCTCATCGGTTTCCATTACCTGCTGGTCCAATGCCAAATCCATCTCGGAGCCATCGCTGATGACCGACAAAGCAGCAGATGTAGGAGAAGACGGGGCAGTGCTTGGTAGTGAGTACCTGTCGTATACCTCAAGGTGGTTTCGAGTCATTGATGCGATGACTGGGTGTCGGCGAGTAGTGGGGTCGATAACACTGAATGTAAAGCGGCAACTATCTTCCGGGAAGACAGAGCCAGGAGGTGCTGATACGCGGCGCTTCTTTGGTCCGCGCCGTACCCATCGCAAAACCATGAGTCCCGAGTCCGTATTGGCAGCAAATTCGTAGGAACCATTCGGAAGAGGCGTAGCCTCCCATACGGTCCCAGAGTTCAGGCAGATTTCTGCCTTCCCTTTAGCCAAAGCGTCCTCCTTACAAGGCTGGCAGATTGTCGCTACTACTTCACGGTGATCCCCATTCTCCTCGTCCGAGCTCAGGTTCTTGTCTGGCACTTCGAGCATAGGCTGATATAGATCGCTAGTGGTGACTATCAAATCATTTGGGCCCAATCCCCGCTTGCCGCGCAAGGCCGCAGGGACTTTCCGGGCCAATCGTGGCATGAACAAGGCTGACGGTAAAACATCGAAGACAGGCACCGGTCGCGATGCTGGCGAAACTCGCTGCAGTTGTAAGAGAAGCTTCGGCCTCAACTTCAGCCGTTTATGGCGCGCATTGGTCGCCGGATGGGCTAGCTGGTATGTAGTTTTCGGCCGTGAAGACGCAGGCGGCTTGTGGTGTTTATGCTGGTTGAGTTGGCGAACTGGTGGAGGTACAGCGGTTGAGTGCAGATCTTCATCGCTTGAAGATCTAGGCTCGATAGCGGTGATTGGCATTGACCGACGTTGCTCAAATCGCGGTCTTTCTGGATCTGCGGGCTTATCGGCGCTGAACCGACTGCCCAATCCCCAAGAAGGTAGATTGGTGAATGAGAACGGACGAGGCGACGAGTGGCGAGAAGGCATGGGGAGCTGTGTTTCAGGGCTAGCGAGCTCGCTGTTATGAGCGGCAGCGGCATCAGCTGTCATGCCGAGGTTGAAGAGCATTATCCACGAAAATTCAGCCTCGACCGACAAGCAGGGAGCGCATCGAGAGCGAGCTAGCGACGATCTTTATAGAGGATGGTTCGATTCTTGCGTTCTTGCGTTCTTGCGTTCTTGGTTTCAGTGGGCACTGGCGATCTATACATAAGGCTGATGTCGATCCCGCATGGATATAAGAGAACAGAAACGCGCTGATGAAGCGTTTCGACACCTTTTAATAGAGTCACAACGAAGCTGACAGAAGATACATCTGGAGTCAAGAGTTCAGAGTCAGAAGTCTAGGCTAGAACCAGGAGGTCCCACGTCCAATCCAGCCCGTCAGCGGCGGAAGGATGCTTCAGCTGTGTCACGTCAGACCAAGTGCTGGAGCGCAGAAGCGGGGCGGCAAGATAAACACAAGGAAAGTAATGATTGTGGGTTTTTTAAAAAAAGGTGGAAATCGAGGTAGAAGCAGAGACAGACCAAAGATCACAATCAGatgcaaggaaaggaaggagCGGCAAAAGCGTGAGTTATATCCAAGGAGAGAACGAGTGTGCCCACTGTGATGGATGGAACTAAAAAGGCAGCACCTTTTAGTAGCGGGCGGGTTCCAGCTTTTGGGGTCCACGGCCATCTTAAGGTTCTAACAATCTCTTCATGTCAGATGGGCGGTCTGGTAGCTGGTCCACAACGGAGGGAGTCCATAATCGGGACTCGGGACTCGTCTTGCAATGTAGACCAAGGCGGCATAGAGAGCTGGGGCTAAAAGCAAGCACAATAATTTCTGCAGAGCAAGCTATCTATGATCTTGGTGCGTCACCTAAAAAGCAGTTCTTTTGCTAGCCTGCGATCTGACGACCAGCTTTGCCAGCTATGCCAGCAAATAATATTTGCTTCCCGCCCCCCCAGTCCAGGTTTAGCTGCCGATCCTTCTTGGTCACTGGTTCATTATGCAATCGGCGTTCTCGAAACGCCGTCTTTAGTCACAACCTACAAAGTCTCCTGTCTAGTCTCCTGTGCAGTCTCATGTCTGAGGGTCTCCATCCTTTAGGCGTACTTCAGCTCCGCCATCTGCGGCTGAAGACTTGCTTGACTTGCTTGGACATAAAATGTTTTTGTTTCCAACATCCTGGATCCTTCGTCTTGCGAAGAAAACGAGGTGGGCGCTGTTTCGTAAGCCCAGTCTGACACGAGACCGGGCTGAATGTGGTTGCCATCCCGCGGCAGCGGCGACGGATAGACTCGCAGTACAGATCGGAAAGCGGCGCGCCGGAATCACCGACCGACCGATGCGCTTCATAATTTCATAACTTATGCTTATGTCCGCCATCCGGGCTTAAAGTCCGTCATCACATCTTGATTTCCTTCCAGTGCGGTGTCCCTCAAGACGGTTTATCATCATTTTTAGGGCTCGGTGGACTCTTAAGCAATCTCATGATCCACCCTCGGAGTGGCAAGAGATCATGCACTCAACGCTAGCAGAAAATCATCTCTTACTTAACGCCAAATCGTGCCAAGCGCTGACTGACTTACTGTGTACATTCTCTTGACACGAAACCCGCTTAGCGGAACCAGGGCCCATCTGCAATTTCGGAATGCCGGACTGTGCTGTTCGGACGTGTACAATGTACACCTCCGTGACCTCCTACAGTGCGGAGTATCTCGGCATAGAGGAGTATTTGTTACTCCGAGAGAAAcggctccatctccaatcgAGTGAAGTTGCCGCCCAAAGGCCAGGCCCAAGAAAGATCTATGCGAGGAGCAAGGGCTTTCGTGGTACGGAGCGCTGTCGCGGTCCGTATGGTATGGGGCTAGGTGAGGTACATCCTTGGTTCCATCTCCATAGGGCTGAACAACCAACCTCGGCCAGCTCATTTGCTCATTAGATCCACGTCTACTGTGACAATGTCATGACTATTGGCGGCAGCAGAGAGTCAGTCTGCCAATCCAATTCGCCATACCCTAGTTTTTTAATCTCGAATTTTCGAATGTGTAGTTAACCTGCCAGTCATTATCATGGCCATATTCAAGGATCATGGCTTGGCGTGGCGTTAAAGCACTGGGAGTCCAGGGCAAGCGTTTTATGCAAGCCATTATGTAAGCGGGGGAAGATATGCTGCACTTCCGAGAAATCCGGCGGGTCTTGGCTTGGATCCGCCGAGTTTCCCTCTTCAAATATCCCTTGTATCTTATTATTAATTGCTCCGAACATTATTGATTCGTCCGATTCCGAAGCTTCTAGCTCTCAGGAAGTCTTATGACTTCCGAAGTGACGCACTTCACGGTCTACACGGTAGCATCATGAACACAGCTTCCTCGGCTGCAAAGCCAACGGTTCGGCTTCCATGTGTCCTAGATTTCAGCCGACCCGTCAAGTCCCTATCGGTTgccttctggatctggaagGCCATCCTCTTTGTTGCCATAATCAGCTCTCCAGGGCTTGGCTATGATACATCGTCGagccttcttccgctccTGGCCAACGGCTCGGTCGAGACCGCGCCAGATAATAAGAATCTGTCTCTTCCAATTCCGCTGAAATTCGTCCGATGGGACTCGATCTACTTCGTTCACATAGGCCAGGCTGGGTACGTCTTTGAACAGGAATGGGCGTTCAGTTCTGCATACGGGTATCTGGTCAATTCCTTGTCTTGTCGTATGTCTGCTCCCCTATTAGTCTTTGGATATCGGTTCTAACTTATTCAGTTTTTTTCCCATCGTATGATTCAAAGGGAGTAGCAGAGTTCGCTATCGCTGCTGTTGTGCTGTCACATGTGGCCCATTATCTTTCCGTCCTAACATTGTACCAGCTCTCTCTCAGTGTCTTTGGCTATGAGACcgagagaaagaggctcgtttgctttctttctgcgGCTCTGCATATCATCTCTCCTGCTGGAACATTCCTCTCTGCGCCCTATGCAGA
It includes:
- a CDS encoding uncharacterized protein (transcript_id=CADANIAT00003465), producing MLFNLGMTADAAAAHNSELASPETQLPMPSRHSSPRPFSFTNLPSWGLGSRFSADKPADPERPRFEQRRSMPITAIEPRSSSDEDLHSTAVPPPVRQLNQHKHHKPPASSRPKTTYQLAHPATNARHKRLKLRPKLLLQLQRVSPASRPVPVFDVLPSALFMPRLARKVPAALRGKRGLGPNDLIVTTSDLYQPMLEVPDKNLSSDEENGDHREVVATICQPCKEDALAKGKAEICLNSGTVWEATPLPNGSYEFAANTDSGLMVLRWVRRGPKKRRVSAPPGSVFPEDSCRFTFSVIDPTTRRHPVIASMTRNHLEVYDRYSLPSTAPSSPTSAALSVISDGSEMDLALDQQVMETDEKLRLLITITSIWVAFREGWSHSFRYNDAPLNGKATRSTSASRNVSAPTPGEEEAHKPASGDPSRRVVTWTAAASQPPASDRSTQFGSLSKRSNSTGTAFLDRANRRHSSMNRQSVASPRQSYEGSPEPKAIRLNSAHRSGSQQQEVRENTKLESTPVTPKAAHRSKQEGRQISIDGQLESPRPKGKRRHRLSNLFDFLIRKSGHHHQ